In Paenibacillus sonchi, the genomic stretch TCCCCATGCCTTCGCATAAGAAATGGGAGATGCTGCGCAGCGTTCTCTGGATCGATATGGCCATCCTGCTTATCATTGCCTTTATCCTCTACATTTTCTGGCATCAGAGCCGCTTCAACCGTGAACTGGAGCGGGTGGTCAGCATCCGCACACGTGATCTCCGCGTGTCCAAGCGTCTCTATGAAAAGCTCGCGCATTACGACAGCCTGACGGGAATACCCAACCGGCTGTATTTTATGGACGAGTTCGAACGCCTTCTGCAATCGGCAGAGCCGACCCAGACCTACACACTGTTCTTTTTCGATCTCAACCGTTTCAAGGAAATCAATGATACACTGGGTCACTCCATCGGGGACCAGGTCATCAAGACACTTGCCAATCGGCTGAAAAATGGCAAAGTGCCCTTCAAGCTGTTCGCACGCACCGGCGGCGATGAGTTCGTGATGGTATTCCCCGACCTGCCCCGGGAGCATATCCCCGCTATCGCCGAACACATCAGCGGACTGATTTCGGAAACGCTGCTGATTTCCGGCGCGCATCTGAGCTTATCGACCAGTATAGGCGTCTCGCTGTATCCGGAGCACTCGCTGAACAAGGATGATCTGCTGAAGTTCGCGGACATGTCGATGTATCAGGCTAAAAGCCAGGAGGATGCCAATTACTTCATCTTTGATTGGGGGCTGCGCGAGAAGCTGGAGCAGAAGACGATGATCGCCAAATATCTGCATTCCGCACTGGAGCGCGAAGAATTTGTGCTTCACTACCAGCCGCAGATCAACGCCGTTACCGGTAAAATGATCGGCATGGAGGCGCTTGTCCGCTGGAACCATCCCGAAAAGGGCCTGATCGGCCCCGGCACCTTCATTACCGCCGTAGAGGAAGCCGGGCTGATGATTCAGCTTACGGACTGGGTGCTCCGTGAGGTCTGCCGCCAGCTCTGTGAATGGAGAACGATGGGCCTGCCGCTGCTTCGGACCTCGATCAATATCTCCAACAGCTGGTTCTACAACCGCAACCTGATCGAGAACCTGCTTGCGGTGCTGGACCAATATGGACTGGAGACCAGTATGCTGGAGTTCGAAATTACGGAGAGCACCGCGCTTCTGGAAGAGCATTATCCTCTGCTGCAGCAGATGCGCGATCATGGCATCGTCGTCTCCATCGATGACTTCGGCACCAAGTATTCTTCACTGAATTACCTGAAGCATTTTCCCGTCAACAAAATCAAAATCGACCGCACCTTCATCACCGGCATCGGCGTCAGCTCCATTGACGAGACGATTATTAAATCCATCGTATACGTCGCCTCGCAGCTCGGGTATGATCTGATTGCGGAAGGCGTGGAGACCCAGGAACAGCTTGATTTCCTGATTAAGCATAACTGTCCGCATATTCAAGGCTTCTTATTCTTTCCGCCGCTGCCTGCCGAAGACATCCATAAGCTGGCCTCCTGAAGAATTGCAGCCCTCCGGTTCTTCCGCTTGGTAAAAGCTCTCCGGGTCAGTATAATAAAAACTGTGCCGTCCTTTTTAGGACGGCAGCAGCTTTGAAGTTAAGCCGAAAGGATTCTGAGAATAATGAATACGCTATCAACACCCGAATGGACTGCTACGCTTGCCTTCGCGCTGATTCTGGCAATCATCGCCTACCGCGTAATCCGCAGCATGCCGAATATGGCCGGAAATATTACAGCTTTCCGCAAGAGAACCTTAGTCTGGACGCAGGTTGCGCTTGTGCTTGCGGTTCTCCAGCTCAATTTCAAGGCAGGGGACTGGCGATTTGGCATCATCCTTGGCCTGATTGTGCTGTTCACGGGCAGCGTTTGGCTGGCCGCCCGTTATTATGACCTGCGCCGTCCTGAGGCCGCAGACCCGGCAGATCAGGAAACAGGCAAAAAATAGCCGGTTTTCTTGTATTTTTGGCGATAAAGCCGCAGGGATTCCCAACCGCTCCAAAATTAACGGGGACATGCTGAAGACGGATCGCCCTATTCCTTCGCGATCGATCCGCAGCCGTTACGGACAGGAAAGCCGTTATGGATAGAAGATTCGTCTATTCCGCAGGGCAACGGACTGAGATGACTCTATTTGTCCCCTTTCCCCTTTGTTCCAGGCTCCATCGAACGATATAACGGCTCCTGGGTCCGTAACTGCTGAAAAAGTAAGATTTTTGGCAAAATAAGGGCTCCTCTGTCCGCTTCAGTCTGCGGATGGAGCCCAACCCTTCTATATAAATTGAACTTGAAAATATTACAAATAAGGGAAAAGTGGCGGAGGAGAAGTTTGGAACTGTAGGAGCGGTAGCGTCCGCCTTTGTCTGCGGATTTCAACCGCGAACAGCGGGTTACAATCAAGAAATCTGTAGACAACAGCGGCCGGAAGTCCGAACATTCTCTGGAGTCGCGACCAATCCCAAATAGAAAAGTCACAAGTTTAATTTATATAATGTATATTTCAGTTACCGAGTTGTTCCGCCAAACCGATTAGAAGTCCTTCAATTCCACGAATGTAGCAGAGCCGGTACGAGTCCCCGTACTGGACCACTTCGCCAACGAGCTGAGCACCATGCTTAGTGAGTCTGGCTACCATTTCGTCAATGTCTTCAACGGCGAACATGACGCGTAGATAACCGAGTGCATTTACAGGAGCAGTTCGGTGATCTGATATAGTAGGCGGGGTGAGAAATCGCGAAAGTTCAAGCCGGCTGTGGCCATCTGGGGTAACCATCATAGCAATCTCTACACATTGTGAACCCAGCCCGGTTACGCGGCCAGCCCATTCACCTTCGACAGTAGCCCGCCCTTCGAGCCTCAAGCCAATCTCCCCGAAGAAAGAGATTGCGTCATCAAGGGATTCTACAACGATGCCAACATTGTCCATTCTTAGTAATTTGTTTTTTGCCATAGTTTTATCTCCTTAAGTGTACAAATTTATTACCTGATCATCTTCATATTCACAGTTCATGATAACAAAGATAAGTCACAGTATAGTGAAATGTAAAATGTGGTTTTCGGATACGTCCGAACAGTGACATTACCCTAATTACAGAACATTAGTTCATTCATATCAAATATCAACAACAAAGTTTAACCTAGCCATATTTTTAGATAAGCTCCCCCTGTGGGGGCTTTTTTGATACTATAAAGGAAATCTGCAAGGAGGGATTCTGTGAACAACCCAAGCAGCCACGGGGTCTATGGCTTCCGTTTCAGCGAGCCGGACCACCTGCCGCTCTGCAACCTTTTCGCGGTCGGACATGAAGTTGTGACGGATGCTTCTTATCACTGGAATGGCATGGACCGTACAGATGGGCCTCTGCTGCTGTTTCAGTACACAGCAGAAGGCAGCGGAATATTCGAAACGGAGCAGGAGACGTTCCGCATCGGCACCGGGCGGGCATTTCTGGCTGAGATCCCCGGCAGCCACCGCTATTATCATCCCGGCGATGCAGTGCCGTGGGAATTTTATTTCCTGCTCTTCCGGCCGCAGCCGCTGCTCCCCCTGTGGGAGGACATCAAAGCCAAGCTTGGGACCGCTCCAGCCATTGTCCCCGGCAGCAGACCGATCCGTATCCTGCGCGATATTGTCCATGAAGCATATTCAGGCAGAATTTCCGATCCCTACATCGCCTCCTCCCTGCTGCACCAGTTCATGATGGAACTGGGGAGGCTCTCCTCCAGCGGACCAAGGGACGCAGCAGAATGGCCAACGGCAGTAAGGGATTCCGTCCAATTCATCGAAGAGCGGTACAGTTCCATGATCGGCCAGGAGCAGCTTGCCGAACAAATGGGACTCTCCAAATTCCACCTGCTGCGCACCTTCAGCAAATACGTTGGCCTAACCCCAAATGAATACCTGAACCGGACCCGAATTGAACGTGCTATAGAACTTCTGACTGCCACTGACTTGAGTATTGAAGCCATTGCATCCCAGGTAGGGTATTCCAGCGGCAGCTATTTCATTAAGGTCTTCCAAAAACTGACGGGACAGACTCCCGGCTCTTTCCGCTCCGGCAGCGGCAGCTTGAATTACAGCCGGCTTTTTTTCTGAACATTTCCCCGGAAAGGCTGGTATTGCAGGCGAGGGAGGCCAATCCTATTTGTGGGCTCTCCCGTTATTCCTGAAGTGGAGGCCAGTTCATTTCAATTGTATTCTGTGCAGCAGATTAGGGAGTAAGGTATCCCGAAACGGGATTCTGCTGTATTCTGTGCAACAGAAATTGCAGCTATCGCCCAAATAGAGCAAAAAATCGAAAATCTGCTGCACAAAATACATTAGAATTGCCAAAACTGGCGTTTGGAGCCGTAATCCGCTGTACAAAATACAACAGATGCGCTGAACTTGATCAACGAATACGCCAACTGACACAACTAGCTTCCCCGCAAACTGAGGCCAACCGGCTGGCCTTTAGTCTTTTCGCCCTTTCGTCCCTTCACCACTTCGCCCTTCGACACTTCGCTCCTCGCCACTTCACCCCTTCGAAACCTCACCACTTCGACACTTCGCCCTTTCACTACTTTGCCCTTCGACATTTCGCCCCTCGTCACTTTGCCCTCGCCACTTTGCCCCTCCACCTCTTCGCCACTTGCCCCTCCCCCTCCATCCCTTCGCCTCCCGCCAATTCACCTCTTATGTGCGGACATCCTGTGACCGGAAGCATACTTCTTCCCTCCACAACCATACTAATGACATTCTGGGTTTCAATGGAGGGATAAGTAAGATGGGTAAACGAATGAATCTGCTGATGTTCAGCGGGGAGTATGACAAGGCGATGGCGGCGCTGATTCTGGCCAATACCGCCCGGGATATCGACGTGGAGGTCACGATGTTCTTCTCGTTCTGGGGATTATTCCTTGTCCGTGATCCGGACAAAATGACACTGGAGGACAAAACGATCTATGAAAAGCTGATGGACGTTATTACACCGAAAGGACCGGAGCAGCTGCCGCTCTCGCGGATGAATTTCAGCGGTCTCGGGAAGCTGATGCTGGAGGAAATGATCGAAGATCAGGGAGCGCCGAAGCTGATTCATTTTTTGAAGGGGGCCCGCAAAAAAAACATCAAGTTCTACGCCTGCAAGCTCTCCGTCGACATCATGGGCTTCAAGCCGGAGGAACTCCTTCCCGAGGTCGAGATTATTGATGCCGCCGCCTATCTGAAGGACGCTCTGGAAAGCGATATGCAGTTGTTCATCTAGCCTGCTTGCGGACGGCTGCTTCTGGGCTTTAACCTATTTCCTCCGGCGGGCATATACTGGGCCATAAGGAGAAACAGCTTCGCCGTCCAGTAAAGGACGGCATCTGTTTCGGCAAAATATAAGGATGATTGATGACTTGAACCCATTTATCCCTATATTTTAAAGTAACTACTGGCTGGAGGGATTACCCGTGCTGAGTATCAACCGCGCTTCTACGGCAGAGGAGCCCGTTTCACTGCTGGAGCATTTCGCAGCTTTTCGCGAGCATACTATTGGGGGCGGCATGTGATCTCCACTCCCTATGGCCGTCAGCCGCTGCTGTATGCTGACTGGACAGCCAGCGGGAGGCTGTATGAACCCATTGAACGCAAAATCCAGGAGAGCTTCGGGCCTTATGTCAGCAATCCGCATACAGAATCGAACACAACCGGTCTGACCATGACCCTCGCCTATAATGAAGCGCGGAAGATTATCAGGGACCATGTGAACGCCGGGCCGGATGATGTTCTGCTCTTCTGCGGCAACGGCACCACCGGCGCAATCAACAAGCTGCAGCGGCTGATGGGCCTGAAGCTTCCCGAATGGCTCCAGGAGGATTATCTATGCGTCCCGGAGGAACGTCCGGTTATTTTTGTCAGCCACATGGAGCATCACTCCAATCTGCTGCCCTGGCAGGAAGGCATCGGCGATGTAGTTACCGTCCCTGCCGGGGCGGACGGAACTGCTGATCTTAAGGAGCTGGAGCGCCTGCTGATACTCTACCGGAACCGCCGCTTCAAAATCGGTTCCTTCACAGCCTGCTCCAATGTTACAGGCATCCATACCCCCTATCACAGGCTCGCCGCCGCCATGCACCGCCACGGCGGGGTTTGCTTTGTGGATTTTGCCGCCTGCGCCCCGTATGTATCTATCAACATGCATCCGGCAGATCCGCTGGAGAAGCTGGATGCTATCTTTTTCTCACCGCATAAATTTCTCGGCGGCCCCGGCACAGGGGGAGTGCTGGTCTTCGATTTGGGCCTTAGCAGAGGCCAATTGCCGGATGAACCGGGCGGCGGAACTGTGGTCTGGGTCGATGCCTGGGGCGGACGCCGGTATATTCATTCAGTCGAAGTACGCGAGGACAGCGGGACTCCCGGATTTCTGCAGGCCTTCCGCACAGCGCTGTGCCTCAAGCTGAAGGAGGCGATGAACGGGGACGGCGGATTCATGCTTGCCAGAGATCAGCAGCTGTGCGGCAGGCTGCTCACCGGGCTTCACTCCATTCCAGGCTGCAAGATACTTGCGGGCGAACACACCAGGCGTCATGGCATTGTATCTTTCAATCTTGAAGATATTCATTATAATCTCGTGGTCAGGCTGCTCAATGACCGGTTTGGCATTCAGGCGCGCGGCGGCTGTTCCTGCGCAGGACCTTACGGCCATCATCTGCTCGGACTGGACCGGGAGCTCTCCCGGGAATTTATCCAGGCCATTCATGCCGGTGACCAGTCCCTCAAGCCCGGGTGGGTCCGCCTTTCGCTGCATCCCATTATGACCGACAGTGAGGTTGAGTTCATGATCCACGCCGTCCACAGCATCGTCCGCCACATCAGTGTGTGGAGACAGGATTACCGTTATAACTGCAGCACGAACAGCTGGGTGCACCCGGCCGATGCAGCCGGGAATAAGGCTGCTGTCAGCGGATTATTTACGTTGTAGCGATTCGTCTGCCGGAAGCTGCTTCTCCCGCGCCTGCGCGGCCCGGGTGAACCGGGCCTCAATGGCCTTAACCCCCAGAGTGAACCCCCGATAAAGAGCAGCACATAGATGATTTCTACGGGATGGCGGATGAACCGGTCCACATCATTACCAATATAGGAAACCGCAAACACCATGATCGCTTTGCCCGCACACAATGCAAGCAGATACGAGCGCAGCCGCATTTGCGCAAGCCCGGCAGCCATATTGATTACAACAAAGGGTCCAACCGGGAACAGGCTAAGCAGAAAAACATAGCTGAAGCCGCTATTGCGGACCCACTGCATACCTCTCGCAACTTTGGGCCGCAGCGCCCACTTGCGCAAGTAAGGGTGCGAGGCGATTTGGCGGATAATCAGGAACGTGGTCACACAGCCCGCAACCAGCCCGAGCCAGGAATACAAAAAACCAAGCCACAGCCCGTACACCGCCCCGTTAAGCCCTACTATCGCAATCGTCGGCAACGGCGGTACGAAGGATTTCATGAAAGTCAGCCCGATCCCGGGCAGAGGACCCAGTGAGCGGTATTGCTCCAGCAGCTGCAGAAGACGCTCCTCCGTCAGCCATGACATACTATCTAAAAAAAACATAGGAAATCCGCTCTCCTCATCCATAAGTTGAAATTGCAGGCACTGAGCCTCAATTATACAATACTTTTCTCCGGATGCGTTCCTTCCCATACATCCCACTTCCCTAGATTCAAAAAAAGGCCAAGCCCATACCGTATAAAGACGGAATAGGCTTGGTCTCCAAAATTCACATCAATCAACTGCTTATGACAGCTTATATATGTGTTTCTATTGGAGCGACTGGCCTCACTCCGGCGGCAAAAACCAACGTAGTCACATACTTGCGGCTATCTGCAGTCAGCAGCAGCAGCTCTACAGAACTCACACCCGGTTTGCTGTTGGCGAATTTTACTCTCGCTCCATCCAGGTCCTCATGGATACCCGTGACGACGTAGCCCTGCCGCAGCAGAGCGTCAATCTCTTTCCGCTCCTTGTCGAACTCGGCATATGCAGACATTCAGACCACCCCTCCGCTTACTTTGGCTTGCAAGGGACGCGGGGCTTCCGCTTCGAACCGTTTGCGGTGCAGATATTTCCCGGACCCCGCTTGGCCGACAAACTGCTTGTCGCGAATGACAAATCCCCCCGGCTAAGCACGGAGACCGGCTCGCCTTTGACCTCCATGCCTTCGAAGGGATTGTAGTCTACGTTCATATGGTGGGTTTCAGCGGAAAGGGTTCGTTCGGCGGATGGATCGAAAATCACGATATCTGCATCACTGCCTACCGCAATGGTGCCCTTCTGAGGAAAAAGCCCAAACAGCTTGGCGCTCGATGTGGAAATAATATCAACAAATTTATTCAGGGAAATGCGGCCTTTCTGCACGCCTTCGGAGTAGAGCACACTGAACCGGTCTTCAATGGTCGGTCCGCCGTTCGGAATCTTCGAGAAATCGCCTAGCCCAAGGTCCTTCTGTCCCTTGAAATTAAAGGAACACTGGTCGGAGCCGATTGTCTGCAGCGCGCCGCTCCAGAGCGCATCCCACAGCACAGCCTGGTTCCACTCTTCGCGCAGCGGCGGGGACCAGACATATTTGGCACCTTCGAAGTCCGGCTTCTCCAGCGCCGTCTGATCGAGTACCAGATACTGCGGACAGGTCTCGCCGTAGACACGCAGCCCTTTCCGGCGCGCTTCTGCGATCTTCCAGGCGGCTTCCGCACAGGTCACATGCACCACATACAGCTGGGAACCGGTCAGCTCCGTCAGATAAGCAGCCCGGCCGGTGGCCTCGCCTTCCAGCTCCGGCGGACGGGTCAAGGCATGGTAGATCGGATCGGTGTTCCCGGCAGCCAAGGCCTGCTCGACCAGATATTCAATCACATCGCCGTTCTCGGCATGGACCATCACCAGAGCGCCCTCCCGCTTGGCGGCCTGCAGCGTCTTGTACAGCACGCCGTCGTCAGCCTGGAAGGTGTTCTTGTAGGCCATGAACACCTTCAGCGAGGTGATGCCTTCGTTCTCAATAATCTGCGGCAGCTCGCCAAGCACCTTGTCATTCAGCTCCGAGACCATCAGGTGGAAGCTGTAATCAATCACCGCCTTATCCTGTGATTTGTGATGCCAGGTATCCACGGCCTGCTGCAGCGGCTGGCCTTTGGCGGTCAGGCAGAAATCGATGACTGTCGTTGTCCCGCCATATGCGGCGGCAATCGTTCCAGTCTCGAAGTCGTCGGCGGTCACCGTGCCGCCAAAAGGCATATCCAGATGCGTATGGGGATCAATGCCGCCCGGGAATACATAGCAGCCGGAAGCGTCGATGATCTCCGCACCCGGCGCTTCCAGATTCAGGCCGATACCGGCAA encodes the following:
- a CDS encoding EAL domain-containing protein, translating into MAFINKKPLTIILGFVVVLQLSLFYYYSLSVDREYRAEKADLSSQAVMLTSNIEERVSIVKGVSSFIQTVGFDADPNLINEYLHTAYNNNSSNVMNIMIAPDGLIRYLYPLSGNTAILGKSLLLDSALSSPGMVQETIRSGGITIDGPRTLAQGEYGMVIRQAIYHNNSFTGIVSVTLKIENIVDQLLLKDTRIFVKTEDHTFLFGTPADQEDKQLIVPVTVYNQHWLMGIPMPSHKKWEMLRSVLWIDMAILLIIAFILYIFWHQSRFNRELERVVSIRTRDLRVSKRLYEKLAHYDSLTGIPNRLYFMDEFERLLQSAEPTQTYTLFFFDLNRFKEINDTLGHSIGDQVIKTLANRLKNGKVPFKLFARTGGDEFVMVFPDLPREHIPAIAEHISGLISETLLISGAHLSLSTSIGVSLYPEHSLNKDDLLKFADMSMYQAKSQEDANYFIFDWGLREKLEQKTMIAKYLHSALEREEFVLHYQPQINAVTGKMIGMEALVRWNHPEKGLIGPGTFITAVEEAGLMIQLTDWVLREVCRQLCEWRTMGLPLLRTSINISNSWFYNRNLIENLLAVLDQYGLETSMLEFEITESTALLEEHYPLLQQMRDHGIVVSIDDFGTKYSSLNYLKHFPVNKIKIDRTFITGIGVSSIDETIIKSIVYVASQLGYDLIAEGVETQEQLDFLIKHNCPHIQGFLFFPPLPAEDIHKLAS
- a CDS encoding helix-turn-helix transcriptional regulator; the protein is MNNPSSHGVYGFRFSEPDHLPLCNLFAVGHEVVTDASYHWNGMDRTDGPLLLFQYTAEGSGIFETEQETFRIGTGRAFLAEIPGSHRYYHPGDAVPWEFYFLLFRPQPLLPLWEDIKAKLGTAPAIVPGSRPIRILRDIVHEAYSGRISDPYIASSLLHQFMMELGRLSSSGPRDAAEWPTAVRDSVQFIEERYSSMIGQEQLAEQMGLSKFHLLRTFSKYVGLTPNEYLNRTRIERAIELLTATDLSIEAIASQVGYSSGSYFIKVFQKLTGQTPGSFRSGSGSLNYSRLFF
- a CDS encoding VOC family protein, translated to MAKNKLLRMDNVGIVVESLDDAISFFGEIGLRLEGRATVEGEWAGRVTGLGSQCVEIAMMVTPDGHSRLELSRFLTPPTISDHRTAPVNALGYLRVMFAVEDIDEMVARLTKHGAQLVGEVVQYGDSYRLCYIRGIEGLLIGLAEQLGN
- a CDS encoding DsrE/DsrF/DrsH-like family protein, whose translation is MGKRMNLLMFSGEYDKAMAALILANTARDIDVEVTMFFSFWGLFLVRDPDKMTLEDKTIYEKLMDVITPKGPEQLPLSRMNFSGLGKLMLEEMIEDQGAPKLIHFLKGARKKNIKFYACKLSVDIMGFKPEELLPEVEIIDAAAYLKDALESDMQLFI
- a CDS encoding TVP38/TMEM64 family protein produces the protein MFFLDSMSWLTEERLLQLLEQYRSLGPLPGIGLTFMKSFVPPLPTIAIVGLNGAVYGLWLGFLYSWLGLVAGCVTTFLIIRQIASHPYLRKWALRPKVARGMQWVRNSGFSYVFLLSLFPVGPFVVINMAAGLAQMRLRSYLLALCAGKAIMVFAVSYIGNDVDRFIRHPVEIIYVLLFIGGSLWGLRPLRPGSPGPRRRGRSSFRQTNRYNVNNPLTAALFPAASAGCTQLFVLQL